The proteins below come from a single Chitinophaga pinensis DSM 2588 genomic window:
- a CDS encoding SDR family oxidoreductase: protein MHTIITNMYFENKVVWIIGASSGIGAALAKQLAREKALLIITARNIDKLQSLANELTQLTACVVLPADIARRDTLHSIVEDSLRQFGHIDILIHSAGIGQRSMATGTSLAVYDQLMEVNFFAPLTITQYLLPHFKQSGKGHIVAVSSMSGLMGFPGRSGYVASKHALKGYFETLQVEHDIPDFYITIVSPGRINTPLPLSALTADGQPYNKMDHAQLNGIPVEICAAKICGAIIRKKKHIFIARKERYLYWLRILFPAAYYHIARKAGVKERNEDTA, encoded by the coding sequence TTGCACACTATTATCACTAACATGTATTTTGAAAATAAAGTAGTCTGGATCATAGGCGCATCCTCCGGTATAGGAGCCGCACTGGCTAAACAATTAGCCAGAGAAAAAGCATTACTGATCATTACGGCACGGAATATTGACAAACTGCAATCACTGGCTAACGAACTTACGCAGCTGACAGCCTGCGTAGTGCTTCCGGCGGACATAGCCCGCCGGGACACGCTACACAGTATAGTGGAAGACTCTCTCCGGCAATTCGGGCATATCGACATCCTCATTCACTCAGCTGGCATCGGACAACGTTCAATGGCAACAGGTACCAGTCTCGCCGTCTATGACCAGCTCATGGAAGTCAATTTCTTTGCCCCGCTGACAATCACACAATACCTCCTGCCCCACTTTAAACAAAGCGGTAAAGGACATATAGTAGCTGTCAGCAGCATGTCCGGACTAATGGGTTTCCCCGGCCGCAGTGGATATGTGGCCTCCAAACACGCATTAAAAGGATACTTTGAAACTTTGCAGGTAGAACACGACATACCTGACTTTTATATAACTATTGTAAGCCCCGGCAGAATCAATACTCCACTCCCCTTATCTGCCCTCACGGCAGATGGTCAACCTTACAATAAAATGGATCATGCACAACTCAATGGTATTCCTGTGGAAATATGTGCAGCTAAGATCTGTGGCGCCATCATCCGCAAAAAGAAACACATCTTCATCGCCAGAAAGGAGCGCTACCTCTACTGGTTAAGAATATTATTCCCCGCCGCCTACTACCACATCGCCAGAAAAGCAGGTGTAAAAGAACGTAACGAAGATACCGCCTGA
- a CDS encoding chemotaxis protein CheB — protein MVKPDFFIAGLGCSAGCLDVLKTFFANVPERTGIAFVVVQHLSRNYVSILDKLLQSHTKLPIIRVLQDMDIKPDHIYLLPEGKFLLIREGVLRLIPRTTTQVVNYAVDIFFTSLAAYAGNKAIGIILTGMGTDGLEGAKAIEGVGGIVFVQEPASAVFKGMPLSVITGDEPDVILPPAELARSLAKYYKTGGIQDDEGFEAAG, from the coding sequence ATGGTGAAACCGGATTTTTTTATAGCAGGACTGGGATGTTCTGCGGGCTGTCTGGATGTATTGAAGACATTTTTTGCGAACGTGCCGGAGCGGACGGGTATTGCTTTTGTGGTGGTGCAGCATTTATCGAGGAATTATGTGAGTATACTTGACAAGTTATTGCAATCACATACAAAACTGCCGATTATAAGGGTATTGCAGGATATGGATATCAAGCCGGATCATATTTATCTGTTGCCAGAGGGAAAGTTTTTATTGATCAGGGAAGGGGTTTTACGTTTGATACCACGTACTACGACACAGGTGGTGAATTATGCGGTGGATATATTTTTTACGTCACTGGCGGCGTATGCGGGTAATAAGGCGATTGGTATTATTCTGACCGGTATGGGGACAGATGGTTTAGAGGGGGCGAAGGCGATAGAGGGCGTGGGAGGGATTGTATTTGTACAGGAGCCGGCGTCGGCGGTGTTTAAGGGGATGCCGTTATCGGTTATTACGGGAGATGAACCAGATGTGATATTGCCGCCGGCGGAGCTGGCACGATCGCTTGCGAAGTATTATAAAACTGGCGGGATTCAGGATGATGAAGGGTTTGAGGCGGCTGGGTAG
- the ligD gene encoding DNA ligase D codes for MTRKSSDIKPSAGKRTRFPATLSPMLATLVDHPVDTPGWLYEVKWDGYRAIALLNKGGIQLISRNNKSFDEKFYPVFHALEAWKINAILDGEIVVLTPDGISRFADLQNWRSEADGELIYYVFDLLWLNGYDLTQLPLIQRRELLESLFPAPDIIRLSTAFRDTSSAEFLSAAKSLGLEGIIAKKEDSIYHTGLRSRDWLKIKINKRHEVVIGGYTRNENSSKPFSSLLVGVFEKGKFQYTGKIGTGFTSAQQKEMLQAFKPLIRKTSPFSTVPDINKPSRFRPNPPKATAVWLSPQLVCEVSYAEITADGVMRHPSFEGMRIDKTAKEVGKEEAMPVAKVVKEAAGAISQQMLTPVVGGDRKTLLNPSEATQVRKVSKHELKFSNLNKVFWPEEKYTKRDMLNYYYQVAPYILPYLKDRPQSLNRFPNGIKGKSFYQKDVTGKAPDWIKTFPYHTNDGEDKNFMVPTDEASLLYMANLGAIEMNPWNSKISKPDYPDWCIIDLDPTEKNTFEQVIRTAQVTKEILDSIKVPGYCKTSGSTGIHIYIPLNAKYTYEDCQLFGKWIASQVHQQLPSFTSIERMTQNRKGKIYVDYLQNRPKATLAAPYSLRPKPGATVSMPLHWDEVKKGLKMKDFNITNAIARISEMGDIFKPVLGKGIDMKKILRSIRP; via the coding sequence ATGACCCGAAAATCTTCGGATATAAAGCCTTCGGCAGGTAAACGGACCCGATTCCCCGCTACCTTGTCTCCCATGCTGGCCACATTGGTTGATCATCCTGTGGATACACCCGGCTGGCTGTATGAAGTAAAATGGGATGGCTATCGCGCAATTGCCCTGCTGAACAAAGGCGGCATTCAACTGATCTCCCGTAACAACAAATCATTCGACGAGAAATTCTACCCCGTCTTCCATGCACTGGAAGCCTGGAAGATTAACGCCATCCTTGACGGTGAAATAGTCGTGCTGACCCCAGATGGTATCTCCCGCTTCGCTGATCTTCAGAACTGGCGGAGTGAGGCCGACGGTGAACTGATCTACTATGTATTCGATCTTTTGTGGCTGAATGGGTACGATCTTACACAACTTCCCCTCATTCAGCGACGGGAGCTACTGGAAAGCCTGTTTCCTGCGCCTGATATCATCCGGCTCAGCACCGCCTTCAGAGATACCTCCTCAGCAGAATTTCTTTCCGCGGCCAAGTCACTCGGACTGGAAGGCATCATTGCCAAAAAAGAAGACAGTATTTATCATACAGGTCTCCGTAGCCGGGATTGGTTAAAGATTAAAATCAATAAACGACATGAAGTCGTCATTGGCGGTTATACGCGTAATGAAAACTCTTCCAAACCATTTAGCTCTTTGCTCGTAGGTGTATTTGAAAAGGGCAAGTTTCAGTATACGGGAAAGATAGGCACCGGCTTTACCAGCGCCCAACAAAAGGAAATGCTGCAGGCATTCAAACCCCTGATCAGAAAAACATCTCCTTTCAGTACTGTACCTGATATCAACAAACCTTCCCGCTTCCGTCCGAACCCGCCAAAGGCAACAGCCGTCTGGCTAAGTCCTCAACTGGTATGTGAAGTGAGTTATGCCGAAATCACGGCTGATGGTGTCATGCGTCACCCCTCTTTCGAAGGTATGCGTATAGACAAGACGGCAAAAGAAGTGGGAAAAGAAGAAGCCATGCCTGTCGCCAAGGTTGTAAAAGAAGCGGCTGGCGCTATCTCGCAACAAATGCTGACACCTGTTGTTGGTGGTGACCGCAAAACACTATTGAACCCCTCTGAAGCCACTCAGGTACGAAAAGTCAGCAAACATGAACTGAAATTCTCCAATCTTAATAAAGTCTTCTGGCCGGAAGAAAAGTATACCAAACGGGATATGCTGAATTACTACTATCAGGTAGCGCCTTACATATTGCCTTACCTGAAAGACCGGCCACAATCGCTTAACAGATTTCCAAACGGTATTAAAGGCAAAAGCTTCTATCAGAAAGATGTAACGGGTAAAGCGCCTGACTGGATCAAAACCTTCCCCTATCATACCAATGATGGAGAAGACAAAAACTTTATGGTACCCACTGATGAAGCCAGTCTGCTCTACATGGCCAATCTGGGTGCTATCGAAATGAATCCCTGGAACAGTAAGATCAGTAAACCTGATTATCCTGATTGGTGTATTATTGATCTGGATCCAACAGAAAAGAATACCTTTGAGCAGGTAATCAGAACCGCACAGGTTACAAAAGAGATATTAGACAGCATTAAAGTTCCAGGCTATTGCAAAACATCCGGCTCTACCGGCATACATATCTACATTCCTTTAAACGCAAAATATACATACGAAGATTGTCAGTTGTTCGGCAAATGGATTGCCTCCCAGGTACATCAGCAACTTCCTTCTTTTACAAGTATTGAACGCATGACGCAGAACAGAAAGGGCAAAATATATGTTGATTATCTACAGAACAGGCCAAAGGCTACGCTTGCAGCCCCTTACTCCCTGCGCCCAAAACCAGGTGCAACGGTCTCCATGCCGCTACATTGGGACGAAGTAAAGAAGGGACTTAAAATGAAAGACTTCAATATTACCAACGCCATCGCCCGTATCAGCGAAATGGGGGACATCTTTAAACCGGTACTTGGCAAAGGGATTGATATGAAAAAAATACTACGGTCTATACGGCCGTAA
- a CDS encoding DUF6496 domain-containing protein — protein MAKYSKKSQDKVEENMKEMKQGKLKSGRSGKKVTNPKQAIAIGLSEARKSGAKVPKKAAAKKAAPKKKAAAKKATPKKAAAKKAAPKKAAAKKAAPKKAAAKKAAPKKAAAKKAAPKKKAAAKKAAPKKKAAAKKATPKKRAAKK, from the coding sequence ATGGCAAAGTATTCAAAAAAGAGCCAGGACAAGGTAGAAGAGAACATGAAAGAAATGAAACAAGGTAAACTGAAAAGCGGCAGAAGCGGTAAGAAAGTAACCAACCCCAAACAAGCCATCGCCATAGGTTTATCTGAAGCCCGTAAATCCGGTGCAAAAGTTCCTAAGAAAGCGGCTGCTAAAAAAGCTGCGCCTAAAAAGAAAGCTGCCGCAAAGAAAGCGACGCCTAAAAAAGCGGCTGCTAAAAAGGCTGCTCCTAAGAAAGCGGCCGCTAAAAAAGCTGCGCCTAAAAAAGCAGCTGCTAAGAAAGCTGCTCCCAAAAAGGCCGCCGCTAAGAAAGCTGCTCCTAAAAAGAAAGCGGCTGCTAAGAAAGCCGCTCCTAAGAAAAAGGCTGCGGCTAAAAAAGCAACGCCAAAGAAAAGAGCAGCTAAGAAATAA
- a CDS encoding LytR/AlgR family response regulator transcription factor, whose protein sequence is MQVVIIEDEALTAEDLRESILKLDDTVQVTAMLKSVKEAVAYFRTHEMPDLIFSDIQLGDGESFDIYRTVEVTAPIIFCTAYDEYALQAFKANGIEYILKPFTDATIADALRKYNTLRRSFAVKETGAGNALDAVFEHAPKPAAILVHYKDKIVPVRLDSIVLFYIEKETLCLMTFDRQHYYLKKSLEEAEQLCGDVFFRVNRQFLVNRKAIKDASHYLSRKLCVNLNVSFREVITVSKEKTPQFLSWLGER, encoded by the coding sequence ATGCAGGTAGTCATCATAGAGGATGAAGCGTTGACAGCAGAGGACCTGCGCGAGAGTATACTGAAACTGGATGATACGGTACAGGTGACAGCTATGCTGAAGTCAGTCAAAGAGGCAGTCGCTTATTTCAGAACGCACGAAATGCCAGATCTGATCTTCAGCGATATACAGTTGGGAGACGGGGAGAGTTTTGATATTTACAGGACTGTAGAAGTAACGGCGCCGATCATCTTTTGCACAGCGTATGACGAATATGCTTTGCAGGCATTTAAGGCGAATGGTATTGAATATATTCTGAAACCATTTACTGATGCCACTATTGCGGATGCACTCAGGAAATATAATACCCTGCGTCGCAGTTTTGCTGTAAAAGAAACCGGCGCCGGCAATGCGCTGGACGCTGTATTTGAACATGCGCCCAAACCAGCGGCCATACTTGTCCATTACAAGGATAAGATCGTGCCTGTAAGACTGGATAGCATTGTGTTGTTTTATATTGAAAAAGAGACTTTATGCCTGATGACTTTCGATCGTCAGCATTATTATCTCAAGAAATCACTGGAGGAGGCTGAGCAGCTGTGCGGAGATGTTTTCTTCCGTGTGAACAGGCAGTTTCTTGTGAACCGTAAAGCCATAAAAGATGCGTCACATTACTTATCGCGCAAGTTATGCGTTAATCTGAACGTGTCTTTCAGGGAAGTGATTACGGTCAGCAAGGAAAAGACTCCTCAGTTTTTATCCTGGCTGGGAGAGCGTTGA
- a CDS encoding sensor histidine kinase: MKNIPVRSLVRVSLIAPLCIAILVGLTSSAKEYALNTVLLKSALMYIVIFFMGMYNLGLMLLLAPRLQYGSRNYKIIRIILSFTGAALFNYLLFRGILYSSLHTYLIPDWYDQVRNKMIWPMLFLLHGLVVNVLVFILHNYITLLHAKNHTELENARLKFANTEAINQLLRQQIHPHFLFNALNTLKSLIRRHPEKAEEYLIHLSDFLRASISKGQRDIISLKDELKLSSDYLEMQKMRVGEALRFEISVDQQSLSNKWLPAFSLQPLLENAIKHNVLTVEDPLYLAVIQEGEYLKVVNNLQIKHQTEVSTGSGLMNLTERYRMLTGEDILIEDDGKTFTVKIKILQHAGSHHRG; the protein is encoded by the coding sequence ATGAAAAATATACCTGTCAGAAGCCTTGTACGCGTGAGCCTGATCGCACCTTTATGTATTGCCATTCTGGTGGGGCTAACTTCGTCTGCCAAAGAATATGCCCTGAATACAGTCCTGTTGAAGTCTGCGTTGATGTACATCGTGATTTTTTTCATGGGGATGTACAATTTAGGGCTTATGTTATTGTTGGCTCCCCGATTACAATATGGTTCCCGCAACTACAAGATAATCAGAATCATCCTGAGTTTCACAGGAGCCGCGTTATTTAATTATTTGTTATTCAGGGGAATATTGTATTCGAGTCTGCATACCTACCTGATACCGGACTGGTATGATCAGGTCAGAAATAAGATGATCTGGCCGATGTTGTTCCTGCTGCATGGTCTGGTGGTGAATGTCCTGGTGTTTATTCTTCATAATTATATCACCCTGTTACATGCGAAAAACCATACGGAGCTGGAAAATGCCCGGCTGAAATTTGCGAATACGGAGGCTATTAACCAGTTATTACGGCAGCAGATCCATCCGCATTTCCTGTTTAATGCATTGAATACGTTGAAGTCGCTGATCCGTCGTCACCCGGAAAAGGCGGAAGAATACCTGATTCATCTGTCTGATTTTCTGAGAGCAAGTATTTCCAAGGGGCAGCGGGATATTATTTCATTGAAAGATGAACTGAAATTGAGCTCCGATTACCTGGAAATGCAGAAGATGCGGGTGGGAGAGGCGTTGCGGTTTGAGATAAGCGTAGATCAGCAGTCATTATCGAACAAATGGTTACCGGCGTTTTCGCTGCAGCCTTTACTGGAGAATGCGATCAAACATAATGTACTGACGGTGGAAGATCCGCTTTATCTTGCTGTGATACAGGAGGGGGAATATCTGAAAGTGGTGAATAATTTACAGATCAAACATCAGACGGAGGTATCTACCGGCAGTGGACTGATGAATCTTACAGAACGTTACCGGATGTTGACCGGAGAGGATATCCTGATTGAGGATGACGGGAAAACATTCACCGTAAAAATTAAAATTTTGCAACATGCAGGTAGTCATCATAGAGGATGA
- a CDS encoding TonB-dependent receptor, translated as MKSKLLLIAVSLMALQATAQQKHTISGTIKSKAKGETLIGATVRVSGGGGTTTNEYGFYSITITDGKHKLEFTSMGLQTNSLEFTLRKDTTINISLEDESVSLGAVTVTGTSTKRSLAAPQMGLEKLTAKEMKNVPVLLGERDAIKVIQLLPGIKSAGDGNAGMYVRGGAADQNLILLDEAPVYNASHLLGFFSTFNSDAIKDIAVYKGGMPAQYGGRLSSVLDIKMNDGNNQDFGVSGGIGLISAKLNVEGPIQKDKSSFLVTGRRTYADVFLKLSNDSSINNNKLYFYDINAKLNYELGDKDKLYLSGYFGKDKLGVGDLFGLSWGNTTGTLRWNHIFSNKLFSNTSLIYSNYDYTVSINSGSVNADIYSKIRDYNLKQEFQWYPSSSHNIRFGFNSIYHTITPGQVTTSETSQINARSLEDRYSWENAVYATDSWKMSEALSMTYGLRVSSFSVLGKGDFFNIDQDGKILDTLHYKKGDFVKTYVNLEPRLAISYKLNATSSVKGSYVRNTQNLHLISNSTTSSPTDKWVASTNIIKPEISDQFSVGYYKDLFGGDYELTVETYYKSLQNQIDYRDGANVNSVSNAIESELLFGKGRAYGIEWLFKKRVGKFNGWVSYTLSKTERKIDGINNNEWYNARQDRTHDIAIVAIYQLSPKWTLSANWIYYTGDAVTYPSGKYNVDGQTVYYYTGRNAYRMPNYHRLDLGATLQLKKRKRWSSELAFSLYNAYGRENAYTITFEDSKDDPTKTVAKQTALFKFIPSISYNFKF; from the coding sequence ATGAAATCAAAATTGTTGCTGATTGCTGTCTCGCTGATGGCCCTGCAAGCCACGGCACAGCAGAAACACACAATTAGCGGAACCATTAAATCCAAAGCCAAAGGCGAAACCCTGATCGGCGCTACCGTGAGAGTCAGCGGTGGCGGAGGAACCACCACAAACGAATACGGGTTTTACTCCATCACCATCACAGATGGCAAACACAAGCTCGAATTTACCTCTATGGGCCTTCAGACAAACAGCCTGGAGTTTACCCTGCGGAAAGACACTACCATTAACATATCCCTGGAAGACGAATCGGTTTCCCTGGGCGCTGTAACTGTTACCGGCACCAGCACAAAAAGAAGCCTCGCCGCCCCTCAGATGGGTCTGGAGAAGCTGACAGCCAAGGAGATGAAGAATGTACCCGTCCTCCTCGGTGAAAGAGACGCTATTAAAGTTATCCAGTTACTGCCCGGTATCAAGTCAGCCGGTGATGGTAACGCAGGTATGTACGTACGTGGCGGCGCTGCCGACCAGAACCTGATCCTCCTGGATGAAGCGCCGGTATACAACGCGTCTCACCTGCTGGGTTTCTTCTCCACATTCAACTCAGACGCGATCAAGGATATCGCGGTATATAAAGGCGGTATGCCTGCCCAATATGGCGGCCGACTGTCCTCCGTACTGGATATCAAGATGAATGATGGTAATAACCAGGATTTTGGCGTAAGTGGCGGTATCGGCCTCATCTCAGCCAAACTGAACGTGGAAGGTCCTATCCAGAAGGATAAATCCTCCTTCCTCGTCACAGGCCGCAGAACATATGCAGATGTGTTCCTGAAATTGTCCAATGATTCCAGTATCAATAACAATAAACTCTACTTCTACGATATCAATGCCAAGTTGAACTATGAACTGGGCGACAAGGACAAACTGTACCTCTCCGGCTACTTCGGAAAGGATAAACTGGGTGTAGGCGATCTCTTCGGTCTGTCATGGGGTAATACCACCGGTACCCTCCGCTGGAACCACATTTTCAGTAACAAATTGTTCTCCAACACCTCCCTGATATACAGTAACTACGATTATACAGTATCTATCAACAGTGGTTCGGTGAATGCAGATATCTACTCCAAAATCAGGGATTATAACCTGAAACAGGAGTTCCAATGGTATCCTTCTTCCAGCCATAACATCCGTTTTGGTTTCAACAGTATCTATCACACCATCACACCGGGTCAGGTAACTACCTCTGAAACTTCTCAGATCAATGCCAGATCGCTGGAAGACCGCTACTCCTGGGAGAATGCCGTATATGCGACTGACAGCTGGAAAATGTCTGAAGCGCTCAGCATGACCTATGGTCTGCGTGTCTCTTCTTTCAGCGTACTGGGTAAAGGTGATTTCTTCAACATTGACCAGGATGGTAAAATACTGGATACCCTGCACTACAAAAAAGGCGATTTCGTAAAAACTTATGTCAACCTGGAACCAAGACTGGCCATCAGCTACAAACTGAATGCTACCTCTTCCGTGAAAGGTTCATATGTACGTAATACACAGAACCTGCACCTGATCTCCAACAGTACAACCAGCAGTCCGACCGATAAATGGGTGGCCAGCACAAATATTATCAAACCGGAGATCTCTGATCAGTTCTCCGTTGGCTACTACAAAGACCTCTTTGGTGGCGACTATGAACTGACGGTTGAAACCTACTACAAATCATTGCAGAACCAGATCGATTACCGGGATGGCGCCAATGTGAACTCTGTCAGCAATGCGATCGAATCTGAACTGCTGTTTGGTAAAGGACGCGCTTATGGTATCGAATGGCTGTTCAAAAAGAGAGTAGGTAAATTCAATGGTTGGGTGAGCTACACGCTGTCCAAGACCGAAAGAAAGATCGATGGTATCAATAACAACGAATGGTACAATGCCCGTCAGGACAGAACACATGACATTGCGATCGTAGCCATATACCAGCTGAGCCCTAAATGGACCCTCTCTGCTAACTGGATCTATTATACAGGTGATGCAGTGACCTATCCATCCGGTAAATACAATGTTGACGGACAAACCGTTTACTACTACACCGGCCGTAACGCTTACCGTATGCCAAACTATCACCGTCTGGACCTCGGCGCTACCTTACAGCTGAAGAAACGTAAACGCTGGTCTTCCGAACTGGCTTTCAGTCTCTATAATGCCTATGGCAGAGAGAATGCATATACCATCACATTTGAAGACAGCAAGGATGATCCGACTAAAACAGTGGCTAAACAGACTGCATTATTCAAATTCATTCCTTCTATCTCTTACAACTTTAAGTTCTAA
- a CDS encoding DUF4249 domain-containing protein has protein sequence MRNSLIYTLLGSALLLGTACEKEIDLNLNGNDDKLVIEGVLTDSKGACSVKISRTKTFGSNNDFNGVSGAKVQIWTGTDTTLLTETSETGVYIASELSGVSGTTYGLLVTLDGEQYTATSRMPSKVPFDALSTVEEDLFGDMTKIANVNFRDPAAETNYYRFRQYINGKMIKSYWVRNDDLTNGNEINARLYILGQDDDDETLKIHSKDEVTVDMMNIDADVYKYFFSLSNSATGESNSATPANPVSNIKGNAIGYFSAHTQETKTIIVP, from the coding sequence ATGCGTAACAGTTTAATATATACATTACTAGGCTCGGCGCTGTTGTTGGGCACAGCCTGTGAAAAAGAGATCGATCTCAACCTGAACGGTAACGACGACAAGTTAGTGATCGAAGGTGTACTGACTGACAGCAAAGGCGCATGTAGCGTAAAGATCAGCCGTACCAAAACGTTCGGTTCAAATAATGATTTCAACGGTGTATCCGGTGCAAAAGTGCAGATCTGGACTGGTACAGATACCACCCTGCTGACTGAAACAAGTGAAACAGGTGTTTACATCGCTTCTGAACTGTCAGGCGTAAGCGGCACCACTTACGGATTGCTGGTGACCCTCGACGGAGAGCAATACACGGCTACTTCCCGTATGCCATCAAAAGTTCCTTTTGATGCATTATCAACTGTTGAAGAAGATCTGTTTGGCGACATGACCAAAATCGCCAATGTCAACTTCAGAGATCCTGCAGCAGAAACAAATTACTATCGTTTCCGTCAGTATATCAATGGTAAAATGATCAAGAGTTACTGGGTAAGAAATGATGATCTGACCAATGGTAATGAGATCAACGCACGTCTTTACATCCTGGGGCAGGATGATGACGACGAAACGCTGAAGATCCACTCTAAAGATGAAGTGACCGTGGATATGATGAACATCGATGCAGATGTATACAAGTACTTCTTCAGTTTGAGCAACAGTGCTACCGGTGAAAGCAATTCCGCTACACCAGCGAATCCTGTCAGCAATATCAAGGGAAATGCGATTGGCTATTTCAGTGCGCATACCCAGGAAACGAAGACGATTATCGTGCCCTGA
- a CDS encoding AraC family transcriptional regulator: MKNQLPFYSLEPSNIGGLIIEDIPEDISYATMPHQDDHYLVMIMMEGVGTMEMEGEVFHCTAPAMMVIKPLQVHFAHEVHQAKGWIISTAPFLLPDTLAIAFQSLQIKQQYASLRDAGDLIQMVLTLQATFNTSACPARYKPAVIKGLSDALFHRILPEFECILENSAQNIRQAAAITRQFMQLLQQESAAQTPAFFAQQMHITPAHLNDCVRETTGYPLTYWRQYAMLNAAKRLLYYTDKPVKTIAWELGYEDHTYFSRLFRKLTGDTPGNFRSKFHE, translated from the coding sequence ATGAAAAATCAGCTTCCTTTCTATTCTCTGGAGCCATCCAATATTGGCGGTCTGATCATCGAAGATATCCCGGAGGATATTTCATATGCCACTATGCCCCATCAGGATGATCATTACCTGGTCATGATAATGATGGAAGGCGTCGGAACAATGGAGATGGAAGGTGAAGTATTTCATTGCACGGCCCCTGCCATGATGGTGATCAAACCCCTGCAGGTACATTTTGCGCATGAGGTACATCAGGCAAAAGGATGGATCATTTCCACAGCGCCTTTTCTGCTACCGGATACACTGGCAATTGCCTTTCAGAGTCTGCAGATCAAGCAGCAATATGCCTCCCTCCGGGACGCCGGAGATCTGATACAGATGGTCCTTACCTTACAGGCTACTTTCAATACAAGCGCCTGTCCTGCGCGTTATAAACCGGCTGTTATAAAAGGACTGAGCGACGCCCTTTTTCACCGGATATTGCCGGAATTTGAATGTATCCTGGAAAACAGCGCCCAGAACATCCGCCAGGCTGCCGCCATCACCCGTCAGTTTATGCAACTGTTGCAACAGGAAAGCGCTGCACAGACACCTGCTTTTTTTGCACAGCAGATGCATATCACACCGGCTCACCTGAATGACTGTGTCAGGGAAACCACCGGTTATCCACTGACCTACTGGCGACAGTACGCCATGCTCAATGCAGCCAAACGCCTGTTATACTACACGGATAAACCTGTCAAGACCATTGCCTGGGAACTGGGTTATGAAGATCATACCTATTTTTCCCGCCTGTTCCGCAAACTGACCGGCGATACCCCGGGCAACTTCAGGAGTAAATTCCACGAATAG
- a CDS encoding inositol monophosphatase family protein encodes MNTLLIRSSKVIKMAGNRIKKEVPTVKAWNKQEMALQFKRVNTSCINIIREGLLAIAPDIPWSEAEFDTRQQKATSLGDRYWVCDPLDGAIHFLQGLSPWCISLALIENGLAVFSVIYDAVRDELFTAMRGQGAWMNGEKLAVNIRNRLSDAILVTAHPNQPDKEEKDVRQLLETMGILLPKAGAVRMTGTSSLQLAYVAAGRIDAFWESGDDAYDWLAGALLVEEAGGVVRTMEGLPYSLQTDTGILAGNETMADLVGDEIARVLFSDRRVMA; translated from the coding sequence ATGAACACTTTACTTATAAGAAGCAGTAAGGTCATTAAAATGGCTGGAAACCGCATAAAAAAGGAAGTCCCAACTGTGAAGGCATGGAACAAACAGGAGATGGCGCTTCAGTTTAAAAGAGTCAATACCAGCTGTATCAATATCATCCGGGAGGGCTTACTGGCCATCGCGCCGGATATTCCCTGGTCTGAGGCTGAATTTGATACCCGTCAGCAGAAAGCCACCTCCCTGGGCGACCGTTACTGGGTATGCGACCCGCTGGACGGCGCTATTCATTTCCTGCAGGGATTATCTCCCTGGTGTATATCCCTGGCTTTGATTGAAAACGGACTGGCCGTATTTTCCGTGATCTATGATGCTGTAAGAGATGAATTATTTACCGCCATGCGGGGACAGGGCGCCTGGATGAATGGAGAAAAGCTGGCGGTGAATATACGTAACAGACTCAGCGATGCGATCCTGGTAACAGCCCATCCTAATCAGCCGGATAAGGAGGAAAAAGACGTCCGGCAGCTCCTTGAGACAATGGGAATCCTGCTGCCAAAAGCAGGCGCCGTGCGGATGACGGGTACCTCCTCTTTACAGCTGGCCTATGTGGCTGCTGGCCGGATAGATGCTTTCTGGGAATCCGGAGATGACGCCTATGACTGGCTGGCCGGCGCACTGCTGGTGGAAGAGGCCGGTGGCGTTGTCAGAACGATGGAAGGGCTTCCCTATTCTCTGCAAACGGACACAGGCATACTGGCAGGCAATGAAACAATGGCAGATCTTGTGGGTGATGAGATCGCCCGGGTACTCTTCTCTGATCGCCGGGTAATGGCCTGA